The region AATGCGGTTGGCTGGAATCCCGTGTTTCACTAAATATTGCCGCACCGCATCGGCGCGGCGGTGCGACAACTTCTGATTGTAAGCGTCGCTCCCAACGCTGTCGGTGTGACCTTCCACAATGACCGCCACGCCGCCTTCCGCTTTGAGTGTCGCCACGGCCTCATCCAGGACCGGTGCGGCATCGGGCCGGATGGTCGACTTGTCGAAATCGAAGTGGACGCTGCGCAGGACGATCTTCTTCTTGACCGGCGCTGGTGGTGGCGCGGGCGCCTGCGCCACCGGCGGCGGAGGTGGGGGTGCTGGCGCTGCCACTGGTCCGTTGAAGGCGTATTTCAAGCCGACTCCAGCGGTCGCCCAGCGCGCGTCGGCAGGGCCTTGTTCATCGGCGACCTGCCCGGCCAGGAATGTCGGGCGCGGCGACATGTAAGCGCGGTTCCACCGACCAAACAGACCGATCGCGAACTCAGGCGTGACATTGAAGTCGATGCCGCCACCGACTGAGAAGCCCGGTGCTGTGTGGTTGAGTCGTCCGCTCAGACCGGTGAAGACACCGCCTTGACCGGTGCCGTACAGCTCTACGAACTCGCCCAGCGGCAGTGACAGCCGCGGCCCGATGGTGCCCCCGAGCAGCGTGGTGGTCCGGTTCTCATGCGCGAAGCCGCGGTGGTCGTTGTCCGGGCTCTGGAAGGTAAAGTGGAGCTGGCCTTGCATCCCGAGATAGTCATTGAACATGTAGCCCAGATACGGATTGGCGGTGCCGCCCTCTTGGACGTGCGCCCGATAGTTGCCATTGGTGGGCACGGAAGCGCCCAAGTCGATGCCGACGAATGGACCATCAACGGCGTGGGCAGATGAAACCGCCCACAGCACGAAAAGCGAACCCACCAAGACTGAACGTTTGCACATCATATCGATCCCTCCTTTTGAACTCGCTGGCTCGGTTGACTGGCCACATCGTGCTGCACGTCACGCGGCGATTCACCGTATTGCACCAGTTGCAGACCTATTCCGCACGACGACTCGAGAACTTCAGATGCCGGTGCCATGTCGCCCCAATGCGCCAGCCTATCTGAACCGAAACGATCCCAATGACCCAATGATGCCGAATGCTTGCAGCAACCATATGCAGACCGCAAGAATGATAACGATGTGAATGATGCGTTTGATCGTTGCATCAATTGGAAGAATGGTCTCTACAACGTAGAGTAGAATTCCAACGACCACTAGAACTATGATCACGTTAATCAATGGCATAGTGACTCACCTCTCGTGTCTGACGACGGCTCCGAGATTCCTGTCCGGCAGCGTATATCTGGCGTCGCATGACGACTGGGTGTTGCGCTTGCGCCACGCCCAACCGGTGACGCACAGCGTTCGCGTCGAGACCGAGGACCTCACAGATGGACTCGAACGAGTACGGCCAGCTGGTGTCCTTGGCACCGAGCCACTGCGTTACCTCGTCGAAGAGCCGTCGGCCTCGACGGTCGGTGGCGAAGCGATACTTCCCAATGCAATTGATCGCGTCTTGGACGACGGCGATCATGAGCCGTTGCTCTGGTGCCAGCGGTTTGCGAGCCCCGAAGTGCTGCGACGGCAAGAGGACGTTGGGCTGCAACATGCCAATGGGAACTCCCGAGAGATAGCGATCTACTTCTGCAGGCATGCGTCCTTGTACAACAGCTGCGGTGGCGCTGTAAGCTGGGAGTACTACGCGCGTAGAACTACGCGCGTGGTACTCCCAGCTTGTGGCGCTGACGAGAGCGACTACAGTGTAAGCCTTAGGTGGAACGCTGCGCCCGAAGAATGCGGGTCCGGGCGCAGCAGGTCACTTCATGACCTGCACGAAGGGAGCGATCGACGATGGCCAGTGGTAAGACGGATGAGCTGAAGGGGCGCGTGAAGGAAGCCGCGGGTGCCCTGACGGGCGATCAGAAACTCAAGCGCGAGGGTCGGGTCGAACAGGCTGTTGGGAAGGTCAAGCAGAAGGCGGAGAAGGTGATTGATAAGATCAAGGATGCCGTAGGCTGAGCTTGCGTCCCCCCGTTGTACCCGCGGATTCCGCTACGCGGCGAACTCTTCCAGGCCCGTGTTCTCAAGACAGCGCCCCGATGACCCGAAACGGGAAGCTGACAAGGGCCCACACCAGGGCGAAAGCACTGCCGACGATTCGAGGAGAAGTCTTGTCGCTCTCCGTCGTGGTGGTGGTTGTTACGGTGGTTGTGGCGGGACGTTGCGGCTGCGCCTCCTCGGTAGCAACCGCAGGAACCGACTCCTCAGTCGTAACCGTTTGCGTGGTCGCATGGCTCGCGCATCCCGCTGCCACGCAGAGCGTCAGCAGGCCGCTGAGCAACCCCACGGTCATCACTTTTGTTCTATGGTGCATGTTGTACTCCTCCTGCTACGTTGACCTGAACCGTTTCGGTGCCCTCGAGGATGATCTGCTGGTCCTCGGCGACGTCGGTCGTCTCCCCGGCGGCCGGCGCGACGGTCGCTGCTCCACCTCGGCGGGTGCTGAATGCCGTCGTGTTCTCGTCGATGTCGACGCGATAGTAGCCAGCACGATCGATGGTGAACGCGGCATTCGGCGTATCAACCTCGATCGACTGGCCGCGGGGCAGCGCCTTCAGGTCGAGGGCGGCATGCCCCCCGGTGATCCGGAACTGTGTGTAGCCGGGATCAAGCGACGTCAGGTCGATCTCCGTGGCGGCACCGGCGCGGACGAACGCCCCCGGCCCGATCTGCACCTCCAAGTTGGCACCGTCGCCCGCGTACAGGGAGTCGCCAGCGGCCAGCGCCGTGTTCACCTGCGCTGCGCTCCACTCCTCGGCACCCGGGCGCCAGAAAGACACCGCGCCATCAATGAAGCGTCGCCGGTCACAGTGGGACCGCTGCGGGTTGCGTTCTGCGCTTTGGCGGTGCACGGCGTGGGTCCTAGCCCGGCAAGCGCGAACAGGCACGCGAGGACGGTTGGCAGGATGCGTCTTGAGATCATCGTTGGTAACCTCCTGGTCGCGCCACAGCGCGGGTTGACCCATACATAGAAGAGGAACGGCAGGGCCGTAAGCTCGCATTGCTACGCCGCGTAGAACTACGCGGGTGTCTTACGCCATCACGGCGGAATTTGCAGGGTGCACCATGCCCCCAGGGGGCGCAGCAGAACCGGCGCTATGGCCCCGCCACGAGTCGAATGCCTCGACCCCAAGCAGCATCGCCAACGAATGAACCGCTCGAAGTGCGACCGCAGATGGGACGACTGCGTCGCGTGATGATCTACGCGCGCGAATCGGCTTCCCGCGCGCTCAGCACAGTGCGGACCAGTTGGGTTGCCGAGGAGACGTTCATCTTCGAGAGCACCATGCGGCGGTGCCCTTCGACGGTACGGACACTGACATGCAAGGCCCACGCGATCTCCTTGGACGTGCTGCCCGCGATCAGTAGCTCCATCACTTCACGCTGTCCGTCGTCACACGAGGCCGTCATTCCGTTGCACGATCGACGGCGCGGCCCGCCTTCTCGACCGGGCCCTTCGGGTCCAAGGTGTCCGAAACCTTGTCCTTGGCATTGTCGATTGCTTCTCCCACCTTCTCGGCGGGGCCCTTGTCCGGACAGCCGGCGAGGCCGAGAGTCACGGCGAGGGCGAGTCCTGTCACCAAATGCGTCGCCAATCGACGCGCGTTCATCCTGGGCGTTGCGGTCTTGGTCGTGGTTTCCAGCTTCTTCATGATCGCTCCTTCCATGGCTCCGAGCGGATGAGTGCACACCGATACCGCCCGAGGTTCAGGTGCCGGGTCCGTTGGCGGGCGCGGCGGATTGTCGTGCACGGCGACGCGCACCTCTTCGTGATCCCTCTCGATCGATTGCAAGAGGTCCTCACGCTGTTCGGTGAAGTCGGTCTTGTCCACGGCCAGTTGCTCCTTCGGGCGAATGCAATGCGATCTTTCCGTTACGGTTCCCTCCGATCAGCTTGCATTCCTGAGGCTCACTGCCGCACGCGTCCCTGCAGAATCGTATTCTCGATCGTCGGGATCAGGTCCTGGATGATCGAGTCCTCGTGGCGTCCCGAAGTCGGGTTGATCAGATCGGGTACCTGCGATTCCGGGACGCGGTGATTAACGTAGAACGACGCCTTGCGGCCGCCGGCACCGGGCAGGACGGCGACGAACATGTTCTGGACCTGATTCGCGAGAATCAGTAAATCGAGCAGAGCGCCGAGCTGCTCAAAGTCCTCCGGCGCCTGGCCGTAGCCGCCGAGGATGTAAACGATCGGGAAGCTGCGGTTGGTGTGAAAGTATGCCGGGGGTCGATAGATGAGCACCGGCTGTCCCGGTGCGGTGCCGCTCCCCGTGCGCAGTGCGGGTGAGGTGATGTGTGTCTTCATGATGTCGCCACGCGGATCGGGATCGGTGATGCTGAGGTCGCCCGGCCCGTCGAACCCATTCGGGAAGCTCGAATCCATGTAGCTGATCATCGCCAGCAGCCGTTGCCAGATCACCACCGTTCCGCAGATGTCGCCGTTGAGCAACTTGTCTCGCGTGTCGTCGGCTTCGGGAATCCCAACGTGCCCGCCGACGTAGCGGATCAGCAGATACTGCTGCGGTAGCTTGGTAATGGCGACACAATTGCTGGGGAAGTCGTTCCGCGTATCCACTGTCAGCCCCTTGGACTCGAGCATCGCAACGAAATTGTCGTAGTGCTTGCCGAAGCCGAACTGGTCTTCGGTGCCGACATCCATGTAGATGCGCTGCGTGCCGACGTCCGCCGCCGAGCGCGCTTCCAGCCGGGTCAGCGGGTCTTCGGCCAACCAGTTCGCCCGATCGGGGTCGTAGTCGCATTGGCCGTTGCCCTCGCGGTAGTCGCCGGTGTCGGCCACGCCATCGAGACCGACGTCACTGAAGGTCTCGCCGAGCTCCGGCTCGTACACGAGATTGCCGTTCGTATCAGTGAAGGGCTCGGAGAGGTTCACGACGATGCCATCGCCGACGTCGTAGACCCCGTCGCCGTTCAGGTCAGCGAGCATGCGCCCGCCGACATCCACGCCGGTGGCGTCACTCGCGATGCGTGGCAATGCTCCCCCCGCGAGTAACAGGACATCGACCGGCTGGGTTGCCGTCTCGGTCGTCTGACGCACGCCGTCTTGCTTGGCATCGCCGCCATCGAGGAACCCACGCCGGTTCGCCGGCAGCGTGAAGCTCCCAAACGCATCGTCGCGCAGGATGTGTGCCGGTTCGGAATCCATCGCCAGATACTGCCGCGAGGGATCCGGATGGTGCAGGAAGGGATCGCCGAAGGCGATGACCAGGTCCTTGACCATCGACAGGCGCGTGTCGCGTCCGGGATAGGGCGCTTGGTGGTCGAAGGTGAAATCATCGCCGACATTGAGCGGAATGATCGTTTGAGATTTCACTTCGAGGTTGTCGTTCACCATATCCCGCAGGAGTTGCCGCATATCGACGGGGCCACCGAGGGCAGCGATCGTACCGAACAAGTCGGCGTGCTTCGTGCCCAGGTTCATCGCGCCGTATGCGCCCATCGATACGCCGGCGACCGCACGGAACTGCCGGTGCGCTTGCAACGAGCCGCCCGTCGTTGGGGTCGTGTCGGGGCCGCTACCGCCGTTGCCGCCGCACGCGGTCAGCACGGCCAGAGCGCACGCCCCTGTAAGCCACGTGCACCATCGCCAGAACGCGACTCCGTGCGCCAATTGGTGTGCGCCCGCAGTGGGTTCCTTCATGAATCAATCCTCCGTTCGTTGAGTCGGTGTCCCGGAAATCGGTTCGGGCAAAACTTCACGCGCACTTCGCACCGCGGTGTTTTCCTCCAGCAGCCTGTCGGACTTGGCAGTCACCAGCGACCCAACACGTCCGCCGGAAGCCTCTGGAGTGCGGGCGGGGAGCGGACCATAGAAATGACGCCGACCGCAGGTCCCAGGCGAATCACTGCGGCGTTAGCACCGGAGTGTCGGTGCGTGTTTCACCGGCTGTTGCGTGACTCTTTGTCGTCGTCCGCTTCTTGGTCGGTTTCCGGCGGCGTGTCGTTTCAATCTTGACCTTTGCCACGCCTTTCTTCGACATCCCGATCTGTCGGGCGGCGGCGCGCGACAGATCGATCTTCCGCCCCTTCGCATACGGACCACGATCGTTGATCGTGACCTTCACCGATTTTCCGGTCTTCAGGTTGGTGACCACAGCCTTGCTGCCCAGGGGCAATGTCGGATGTGCCGCGGTGAGCTTGTTCTGATCGAATGTTTCTCCACTAGCGGTCTCTTTCCCGTCTTGCGCTGGCCCGTACCAGGAGGCGTTTCCGACCTCCTTTACCTTCGGCCCCTCAGCATTGGGCACTTCCTCCTTCGCCTGTGGCGCCACCACGGGCGGCGGAGGAGTCTCCTTCCGGCCGATCGGCAGCGCACAGCCCGGCAACAGCAACGCAAGCATTGCTCCTCCGATTCCAAACACGACAAGTAATTGACGAGAATGCTTCATCTGAGTTCTCTCTCGTTACTCGGGTGCCGACCCGGTTTCTCCGGGGCCGCCCGCTTCCTCCACCAAGGCCAGCAGGCGGGCGTTGGTGGCAGTCCTCACTGCTCTCCCAAGACTTCCCTCTCTACGGACCCACTTCAGTGAAGCCGGTGACATCCATCGCCGTGACGAACCGACCGTCGGAGCGGCGGGGCAAGGGAGGGGTTTGGAAGGTAAACGGCGCGCTGGCGTTCGGGGCGACGTCGGCAGCAAATGTGAACGGCAGCGTCCTACCTGGGCTGTCGGTCCCGGGATGACGCTCGTTATTCCACAGCCACGTTTGTCGGAGCAGCAAGTTAACTCCACGAACAGTGGCAGACGACTTGTTGACGATGGTGCCTGAGACCGAGCCATCCCCGACGGTCAGGCCGTTGATGACAATCGTTTGAGCGGCCTCAGGGGACGACACGACTGCCGGCGTAGCAGTAGCGCGATGCAGCGGCAGGATGAGAACGCCCAGCAGCGCGCCAAAGATCCAGATGCGTGTGACCATGATCAATTCTCCTTCCTTGTGCCGCGCCGGAGCCCGGCTCCGACAGCGACACGATGCACCGACCGTCTCCCGGTCGGGCGTTTCGCGTTTCCATCCGGTCCCGCGATCAACACCGCGCCCAGAGCGAGAAGTCCTCTCAATCATATACAAGGCCGCGGCACCGGCCGTAAGCTCGGACTACTACGCGCGTGGTTCTACGCGCGGATCGCCTTCGCGCGCGCAGCGTGACCAGTCGATCCGCGGCCCATGCTGGCGCTTGACGTACGCGGCGATCACCAAGGCGACGACGATGGCGAGCACCGCGACCAGCAGGGCGTGCAGATAGGCGACGATGCCGAGGGCGAACCCCTCGATGAGCCACGTGGCTGCGATGCTCGCCCCCAGCAACACCACCGCGCCGCCAGCCCACGGCCACCGGCGCCACACGCCGACCGCAGCGGCGAGCGCACACACCACTTGCAGGACGAAACCGATGAGCAGCAACGGCACGGGCTGGCCGACCAGCATCGCGGGAAGGTAGCCCCCGATGTACACGCCGTAGCCCGCCAGCGCGACGGCAATCAGGACCAGCGCGGGGGATCGATCATTCATGCCTCGTCCCTTTTCAGGCATCCTCCCACGGTTAGCCGCCCAACGCGCTGCGGAAGCGTTTCACGGCTGCGGTGGCGGTCGCTTGGGCATCGACGAGGACGGAATCAACCGTGCGCTTGATGTCTGCCCACGAGCCGCCGGCGGCGGTGGACACCCGCTTGAGGGTATCTGCGGCCTCACGTTGCTTCGACTTCAAGACGCTCAAGTGAGCGCGGGCGTCCTTGCGCAGTTCGCGAATCCGCGCGCGCGCATCGGCCTCGAGCTTCTGCTCCGCCTTGCGCAAGCCCCGCTGGATCTCACCGATCGATTTCTCCAGGTGCCTGACGCCCTGTTGAATCTCGGCGTACATGGCCTGCGCCTCGCGCGACATCGCCTTCTGCGCCCGCCGGGACGCGCTCATCGGTTTGGAACGCTTCTGTGGTGCCTTGGGGGACATGGTCTTCTCCTTCCCGCGCCGCTCGATCGCGGCACGCTCCTCGTGACCCTTGTTTCTGTCAAGGCAGACTCCACCTCTACTTAAGGATGTTCCGCCCCTCTCGACTCATGAGATCGCGCTGGCGATCTCGCGAAGCGGTCGCCGACAGTTGGCGAGGCTGGCTCGGCAGCGCTGAGGCGACAGCTAGACAGCTAGTCTCTTCTTGGGCACCAGCAGCAGGAGCCCGCCAACCACGATCGCGCCCACGCCAGCCCAGACCGGGACGTTCACCCTCTCCTTGTCCTTCACCGACAGTTCGAGCGAGCCGATCTTGGCCTCGTGGGTTTCCTTGGTGTAACTAAAACCGCCGTACACCAGCCCCAGGATACCGGCGGCGATCAGCGCGATTGCCGCGATCTTGACTGCACTCATCTCGTTGCCTCCTGCAGCGAAACCCGGTTCCCGCGGGGCAGTATCGGGCATCCTCTGATCATCCCAACGGCCTTCGACCTTGGAGAACACGAACCAGTACCACCACAACCGCGATGACCAAGAGGAGGTGAACGAATCCGCCCATCGTGTATGACGACACCAGACCAAGCAGCCACAGGATGATCAGAATGACCGCGATGGTTTCGAGCATTGTACTCCTCCTCGCCTGCAAGATGGCACCGATCGGAAGCATCTCTTCAGCGGCCCGCCGCCGCTGCCGTGGGCGCTATCCCAGGATCAACTCAGAGCGCGACTCAGCTGAGCGCATCTCTGACCTTATCGATGACCTTCTCCACCTTCTGCTTGATCTTTCCAACGGCCTGGTCGGCCTTCCCCTCCCGCTTGAGCTTCCTATCGCCGGTCAGAGCCCCCGCGGCTTCCTTCACGCGTCCCTTCAGTTCATCGGACTTGCCGCTCGCCATGGTCGATCCTCCTTTTCTTTCCTTGCAGGCCTTGAAAGCAACGGGCGTCGCCGTGCGCCACCCGGGCAAGGTGCGTTGTGACCGCCATAACGATGCTTATACACGGGCACGGCAACGGCGTAAGCTCGGGGTATTACGCGCGTGGTTCTACGCGTGTCGCCCCCTTGCCGCCGGCCGGCTACACGACTACAGCGTTGATCGTTGTTGCGGGACCAGGCTGCGGTCGGGCTTTGCAGAACCACAAACACGGACCGCCGGATCGACACCAAGGGCATCGTATGCGCGACTCAACTGGCTTGCGCTCGGACATCTCCGAGACTTCATTCGGCGGCGGACGTCAGGATGAGACCATCCGACATCGCGAAGCGTCGCGCGATCCCTGCTGCGACAGAGATGACCCGCGAACCGACAAAAGCCAGTCTTTGATTGGAACGCGCGTTACGGTGGTCGTTCACGTAGCTGACATGTGTGAGCGCCATGTCGAGGAGCACCACGTCATGGCTTGGCTGCAAGCCGATACGTCGAGCCAGATCGCGGCAGTCATGGAACGTGACGGACGGGGGATTCGCCTTCGCATTCGTGCATGATGTGGGGGGACTCAGCCGGTTGGCCGAAGCGGAAGCAGTATGGTCCTTCAAGCGGAGATCACGCTCTCACCTGCAAAATTCGGCACTATGCTAGATTTCACTGAACCAGCCGCCCCTGCACTCAGAATCAGAGCTTGTGAAGAAATGGGGTGGAGCAACGCTCTACCGCTCAAGAATGACGCCGTTCGCTCGACCTTCTAATCTTGAGGGCGGGAGCGGTGCTCCCGGCGCTTCCTCGGGCCCACCGGCACACCGTTGATTTCCTCACTGTGCTTTCAGTGACTAGACGCCAGCAATCGGTCGAGCATGCTGCGCTTGAGGTGATCGAGTAGTTCGTTGGGGGCGTGCACGAACTCGTCGCTGAGAAAATTCTGAATCAGCACCCCGTCGAGCGCGGCCATGATGAGCGCGGCATCGAGCCGTGGGCTGCAGTCGGAGCGAAAAACCCCGCGGCGCTGCCCGCTCTCGATGATATCGGCCAGTAGATTACGAAAGACCCCGTAGAGTTCGCTGACCCGGCGGATGACATCGTCGGGCTGGCGCTCGCCTTGAAGCATCAGGCTGAGGAAGAACCGTACCGAGTAGACGTTCTCGCGCACGAACTCGGCGAAGAGATCGATCAGCCGCTCGATGCGCAGCGGTTCGCTGAGCCCGTCGAGCTCGTCGACGTTAATGAAGTAGGGCTCCAGCGTCTTGCGCAGCGCGTTGCGGTAGAGCTGCTCCTTGCTGTCGAAGTACCAAAAGATCAGCGCCTTGCTGACTTTGGCTGCCCGGGCCACGCACGCTATCGAGGTGTTCTCATAACCCTGTTCGGCGAATAGCCGCGCCGCGGTGGCGAGGATCTTCTCGCGCACCTCGATCGTATCGCTGGAATGTGGTTCGGCCACGGCAGAGCCCGTCAAACTGCCGACAAGGTAGGGTAGCCGGGTGCGGTAAGTCAACGCTATTTTTTCACCCGCCCACGGCGATCAGCACGCCACCGGCAGTGATGACCAGGGCGCCGAGCAGCGGATAGCGCGAGCCGACTTCGCCGAGCACGAAGCGGCCGAGAACGACGCCGAAGACAATGCTGGTCTGGCGCAGCGAAAGCACGTAGGTGCCGGGGGCAGAGCGCAACGCCGACAAGATCAGCCAATAGGAGAACGGGCCGAGCATCGCCGTGGTCGCGATGCGTCGCCAGTTGCGCCGCCACTCGAGCCGCAGGCGAGGAATCAGCGCGCTACCCATGCGAGCGGCGAACACCGGAAACTCCCCGGCCAAGATCAGGTACAGAAAGACAAACGGCGGCACCTGGGTGACGCCAAGCTTGTCGATAATGGTGAAGCCGGCGATGAAGACCGCGGTGATCAGAGCGTAGCGCGTCACCGGTGCCCGCAGCACGCCGCCCAAGCCACGCCGCCGCAGCAGCGGCCATTGCACTAGCAGCGCACCGGCCACCGCCAGCATCGCCCCCGCCGCCCCCATCACGCTCAGTGATTGACGGCCGATGGTGACCTCCCACAGCAGTACCAGCGCCGGCGCGCTGCGGCTGAGGGGATAGGCCACCGACAGATCGCCGGCCTCGTATGACTTCACCAAGTACAAGGCGTAGCCGCCGTGCGCCACAGCCGATAGCAGGACCAGGATCCAGCCCCAGCGGCTGATCGGCTCGGCCGGCCACAGCCACAGCACCGCCGGCCAGAACAGCGCCAGCACCGTCAGCCCCTGGGCGAAGAAGAAAGCCGACTTGTCTTGGCTGTCCTTGCCGAACAGATTCCAGGCGGCGTGCAGCAGGGCCGACAGCAACACCAGCCCGATGGCCACGGGAGTCATGTGAGCCGGTGCCCCAAAATACAATGGGGCGGGAAGTGCTCTTCCCGCCCCATTGTCAATGCAGCAAAATCGTCTTCAGGCCGGCCGCTTGAAGAGGCTTTGCATCTTCATCGCCAGGCCCATGTCGCCGGCGATTTTAAGCTTGCCGCTCATGAAGGCCATCTGGCCATTGAGCTTGCCGGTGATCATGTCGACGTAATCCTGCGCCGCCATGGTCATCGTCATGTTGGGCGAGGCATGCGCCCCCTCGGTGACCGTGCAGGCACCGTTGGCGATGGAGACGTGATAGTCGCCGCCGCCGTCGCCGGTCAGTTTGAACTGGATGACGGAATTCATCCCCTTTGCCGCGTCCGCGTTGAAGTTCGCCGGCATCGCGCTGAAGATCGCCTTCACCTCATCTGCTACTGCCATTCTCTGTTTCCTCCTTTCAGGGATCTGGGGCCTGGCAGGGCCCATTAGTCGCTACGTGTCTTGCCCCTCTTCCAAGCCAACCCCCCCACCGCCGACGTTTTTTATGTGAGGTCCTTCCGGATGTCAATCGACTGATTGGCAGAATCGCGAGCACATAACTTCCGCGGGCTGGCCGCCACGGTCGCGTGGATTTGCCAGCGCGGGCGAAACAGTGTTAAGCGAGTGCGACCGAACGTTGCCTGTGCGGGGAGGTGCCCGATGTTGCGACGGTGGATTGGCGTAAACGTGGCTCTCATGATTGTGGGGGCCGGGTGTGGTGGAAGCATTGGTGGGGCAGGCTCGCCCACGGCGACGCCTCGGTGTTCGCCCGACGTGACGGTGTCAAGCACGCCTACGGCGACAGCCTCGGCGACACCCACCAGCAGTCGAACTCAGCGGCCCAGCTCCACGCCAACCGCCAGCCCCAGCCCGGCGCCGGCGCCGGAGCCCGGGGCAAACATCACCTTCTTCGGACTGGCGGCGGCGGACGACGTGCCGTTGCAGCCCATCGGCACCGATGCCAACGGGCGGCCGGTTTTCGAGCGCCGCTTCGGGCAGGGGTTCTCGCTGGTGCTGGAAGCACGTCCAGGATCCAACCGCCAGCGCGTGGGCGGCTCGGCGTTCAACTATGATCCGACCGATCCGTTCGTGCGTCCCGATCTGCAAGTTCTGCTGTCGCGCCCATTGGGCAACGGCAGCCCGGCGGTGTGCGACAACAGCAGCCCCAACTTCGGCGGTATACCGGCGGTGGAGCCGCCCTATTTCAGCGAGGCTCAGGTCATCTCCGATGCCATCAACGACCTCGGCTGCCGCTTCGTCGACGGCACCGGCAACCCTAGCGGCCGCAGCGACAGCGACGCCTGCACGATGTTCCCCGACGCTACCTTCCACTTCGTCGATGCGCTGTCGACGATTCAGTTCTGCGCGCGCATTGCCGCGGCATTCAGGTTTCCTGAGGGTGACACCGTTGTTACCGCCCGAGTGCGCGACGCCGGCGGCCAATTCGGACCGGTGCGGCAGATGGTCGTGCGCATCAATCCTACCGCCAGCGGCTCGCCGACGCTGACGCACGTGCCGACCGCCACGGCGACCCCGAGCTACACGCCGACGCCGGTGCCGTCACCCGGACCGCCGGGGGAGATCACCTTCTTCGGCATCGCCGGCGCCGACAGCGCGCCGCTTGAACCGACCGGCGAGGATAGCGAAGGGCGGCCGCTATTCGAGCGCCGCTTCGGGCGCGGCTTCTACCTAGTCATCGAGGCTAAGCCACTGGGCGGCCTGCGTCACGTCGGGCGCTCGGCGTTCAACTACGACCCGACCGATCCTGCGGTTCGTCCGGACTTGCAGGTGCTGCTGTCACGCCCGTTGGGCGACGGCAGCACGGCCGTCTGCGACAATGGCGAGCCGACCTTCGGCGGGGTGCCCGGCACCGATTCGCCCGACTTCCGCGAGACCCAGGCGGTGTCCGATGCCATCAATGACTTCGGCTGCCGTGTTGACGACGGCACGGGGAATCCCAGTGGTCGCAGCGACAGCGATGCCTGCACGATGTTTCCCGACGCCACCTTCCATTTCGTCGCAGAGGATTCGGACGTGCAATTTTGCGCCTTCATTGCCAGCTCATTTGGCTTCCCTCCCGGCGACACTGTGGTCAGCGCGCGGCTACGTGAGGGGCAGGTGCGGCAGATCGTGATCCGGGTAACGGGCTAGCGCGGTTCGACTTAGCGAGTCAGTCGCGCGCCGGCGGTTTCGCTTTGCGGGTGAGGCTGCTAGGAAGGGCGCCGTGGCGTTGTTGGAGATCCGCGACCTGCA is a window of Deltaproteobacteria bacterium DNA encoding:
- a CDS encoding OmpA family protein, which codes for MMCKRSVLVGSLFVLWAVSSAHAVDGPFVGIDLGASVPTNGNYRAHVQEGGTANPYLGYMFNDYLGMQGQLHFTFQSPDNDHRGFAHENRTTTLLGGTIGPRLSLPLGEFVELYGTGQGGVFTGLSGRLNHTAPGFSVGGGIDFNVTPEFAIGLFGRWNRAYMSPRPTFLAGQVADEQGPADARWATAGVGLKYAFNGPVAAPAPPPPPPVAQAPAPPPAPVKKKIVLRSVHFDFDKSTIRPDAAPVLDEAVATLKAEGGVAVIVEGHTDSVGSDAYNQKLSHRRADAVRQYLVKHGIPANRITTEGFGESRPVASNDTADGRAQNRRVELRVQ
- a CDS encoding CsbD family protein, which translates into the protein MASGKTDELKGRVKEAAGALTGDQKLKREGRVEQAVGKVKQKAEKVIDKIKDAVG
- a CDS encoding septal ring lytic transglycosylase RlpA family protein, which gives rise to MLALLLPGCALPIGRKETPPPPVVAPQAKEEVPNAEGPKVKEVGNASWYGPAQDGKETASGETFDQNKLTAAHPTLPLGSKAVVTNLKTGKSVKVTINDRGPYAKGRKIDLSRAAARQIGMSKKGVAKVKIETTRRRKPTKKRTTTKSHATAGETRTDTPVLTPQ
- a CDS encoding lmo0937 family membrane protein — its product is MLETIAVILIILWLLGLVSSYTMGGFVHLLLVIAVVVVLVRVLQGRRPLG
- a CDS encoding CsbD family protein, giving the protein MASGKSDELKGRVKEAAGALTGDRKLKREGKADQAVGKIKQKVEKVIDKVRDALS
- a CDS encoding TetR/AcrR family transcriptional regulator, yielding MAEPHSSDTIEVREKILATAARLFAEQGYENTSIACVARAAKVSKALIFWYFDSKEQLYRNALRKTLEPYFINVDELDGLSEPLRIERLIDLFAEFVRENVYSVRFFLSLMLQGERQPDDVIRRVSELYGVFRNLLADIIESGQRRGVFRSDCSPRLDAALIMAALDGVLIQNFLSDEFVHAPNELLDHLKRSMLDRLLASSH
- a CDS encoding EamA family transporter; protein product: MTPVAIGLVLLSALLHAAWNLFGKDSQDKSAFFFAQGLTVLALFWPAVLWLWPAEPISRWGWILVLLSAVAHGGYALYLVKSYEAGDLSVAYPLSRSAPALVLLWEVTIGRQSLSVMGAAGAMLAVAGALLVQWPLLRRRGLGGVLRAPVTRYALITAVFIAGFTIIDKLGVTQVPPFVFLYLILAGEFPVFAARMGSALIPRLRLEWRRNWRRIATTAMLGPFSYWLILSALRSAPGTYVLSLRQTSIVFGVVLGRFVLGEVGSRYPLLGALVITAGGVLIAVGG
- a CDS encoding SCP2 sterol-binding domain-containing protein, whose amino-acid sequence is MKAIFSAMPANFNADAAKGMNSVIQFKLTGDGGGDYHVSIANGACTVTEGAHASPNMTMTMAAQDYVDMITGKLNGQMAFMSGKLKIAGDMGLAMKMQSLFKRPA